From one Populus alba chromosome 17, ASM523922v2, whole genome shotgun sequence genomic stretch:
- the LOC118038145 gene encoding uncharacterized protein, with amino-acid sequence MYPLGGREKKSVPEVVVYVPSMRIPAHSDLQRPLRGLIPQDLVDRLACLRNQIVLVAEDTGGSAVTELRRALEEYLSLLIGLTKKEHGLEGLVEFKWKNLESGRQENSVANSWFELLSVIHMIAMLTLSEANTLMIPKDRSGSGIRVVSSDCKRDAVDSLLKASGCLVFCVREILAHLPPDIKKTFSKDFQDGVLEAISIQALGQGTEIQLGFAVESQKASLSVKRRLACEQLIYFSQAYHFLSGLDMSNGHGKKHLCFIKWKFLEAKAAAYYYHGLILDKGTEPACHVSAVCCFLAAGGLLSESKKACLTFCLTAPVTRSPPLWGAMKHLHQKIPEVASRKSQMYGYLLEEEKALQALPDLPDFQLSLAPDDYVLPEIDPAWDRNKWGVHGQPLKEHLKDSEDETGA; translated from the exons ATGTATCCACTTGgggggagagagaagaaaagtgtACCAGAAGTGGTAGTGTATGTTCCTTCAATGAGAATACCTGCACACTCTGATCTTCAAAGGCCACTAAGAGGGTTAATTCCTCAAGATCTTGTTGATAGGTTGGCCTGCCTTCGCAATCAGATTGTGTTAGTGGCTGAGGATACAG GTGGATCTGCTGTGACTGAACTAAGGAGGGCACTGGAAGAGTACTTGTCTCTTCTTATTGGGCTCACCAAGAAAG AACATGGACTCGAGGGCTTGGTCGAGTTCAAGTGGAAAAATCTGGAAAGTGGCCGGCAG GAAAACTCTGTGGCAAACTCCTGGTTTGAGTTATTATCTGTCATTCACATGATAGCAATGCTTACTTTGTCAGAGGCTAACACATTGATGATCCCTAAGGATCGCTCTGGTTCTGGCATTAGGGTTGTATCTTCAG ATTGTAAGAGAGATGCTGTTGATTCACTGCTTAAGGCATCAGGATGCTTAGTATTCTGTGTCCGTGAAATCTTGGCTCATTTACCACCAGATATCAA GAAAAccttttcaaaagatttccaagATGGTGTCCTGGAGGCTATATCCATTCAAGCGCTAGGCCAG GGAACTGAAATTCAGCTCGGTTTCGCTGTTGAAAGTCAAAAGGCTTCTTTATCTGTGAAGAGGAGGTTGGCATGTGAACAGCTGATCTACTTTAGTCAG GCTTATCACTTCTTGTCAGGGCTTGACATGAGTAATGGGCACGGAAAGAAGCATCTCTGTTTCATTAAGTGGAAGTTCCTTGAAGCAAAG GCTGCAGCTTACTACTACCATGGTCTGATCCTTGACAAGGGCACGGAACCAGCCTGTCATGTTAGTGCTGTATGCTGTTTTCTAGCTGCAGGTGGGCTTTTGTCAGAGAGCAAGAAGGCCTGCCTAACCTTTTGCCTCACAGCTCCTGTTACCAG ATCTCCTCCACTTTGGGGTGCAATGAAGCACTTGCATCAGAAAATTCCTGAAGTTGCATCAAGGAAGTCTCAGATGTATGGCTACCTCTTGGAAGAAGAGAA GGCTCTACAAGCACTGCCTGACCTACCAGATTTCCAGTTGTCATTGGCACCTGATGACTATGTATTGCCGGAAATAGATCCAGCATGGGATCGCAATAAGTGGGGCGTACATGGTCAGCCCTTAAAGGAGCACCTCAAAGATTCTGAAGATGAGACTGGAGCTTAA
- the LOC118038146 gene encoding CASP-like protein 1F3, which yields MATPENTTEKGFLKAKSPQVTSTPGQPQRSFFMAQITLRILAIAFTVAAIPLMVTAKEPVSFIGLSIAPRYSQSSAMKFLLGADATVCAFSVLSLLFLWALNRSGSQTTSYFLLFLHDMVMTVLMISGCAAATAVGYLSKYGQREAFWNPFCSYVSKFCHQMLISTVLSYLAFFCYLALNILAAYELMSQATE from the exons ATGGCAACTCCAGAGAATACAACAGAAAAGGGTTTTCTCAAAGCCAAGTCTCCACAAGTTACGTCAACCCCAGGTCAACCACAGAGGAGTTTCTTCATGGCTCAAATCACACTTAGGATTTTAGCCATTGCTTTCACAGTGGCTGCTATCCCTCTAATGGTTACCGCGAAGGAGCCAGTCTCTTTTATCGGGCTGAGCATTGCACCGCGTTACAGCCAAAGTTCTGCCATGAA GTTTTTGCTTGGTGCAGATGCAACAGTGTGTGCCTTCTCTGTGTTGTCGCTGCTCTTTCTATGGGCCCTGAACCGTTCAGGATCACAGACTACCagttatttccttttgtttttgcatgatatg GTGATGACGGTGTTGATGATATCTGGATGTGCAGCAGCAACAGCTGTTGGTTACTTGAGTAAATATGGTCAACGAGAGGCTTTTTGGAATCCTTTTTGCAGTTACGTGAGCAAGTTCTGCCACCAAATGTTGATATCTACTGTGCTATCTTACCTTGCGTTCTTTTGCTACCTGGCACTCAATATTTTAGCTGCTTACGAACTCATGTCTCAAGCAACTGAGTGA
- the LOC118038149 gene encoding cyclic phosphodiesterase, protein MEIANETGVVAEKNDYSVWALPPEVVGERLKKLMGALRSEFGGPEIPPHLTVVGAMSLTEEDALKKFRSACEGLKAYHAKADLVVSGAFPSQCLYLLFHSTPEVMDASEHCCRYFGYKRSNRYMPHLSLLYGTLTEDEKNKAREKAYVLDESIDGLNFQISRLALWKTDRKDKETLESWRQIAECSLSPN, encoded by the exons ATGGAGATCGCCAATGAAACAGGTGTTGTTGCTGAAAAGAATGATTATTCAGTGTGGGCACTTCCACCTGAAGTTGTGGGAGAAAGGCTGAAAAAGTTGATGGGGGCTCTTAGATCAGAGTTTGGTGGGCCAGAGATCCCACCACATCTAACTGTTGTGGGTGCTATGAGCTTAACAGAGGAGGATGCTTTGAAGAAGTTTAGGTCAGCCTGTGAAGGGCTCAAGGCTTATCATGCTAAGGCTGATCTTGTAGTTTCTGGGGCTTTTCCCTCCCAATGCCTTTATTTGCTCTTCCATTCAACTCCTGAG GTGATGGATGCAAGTGAGCACTGCTGTAGGTATTTTGGGTACAAGAGGTCTAATC GGTATATGCCCCATCTTAGCCTCCTTTACGGGACTCTTACAGAAGATGAGAAGAATAAAGCTCGAGAAAAAGCTTATGTTCTTGATGAGAGCATCGATGGCCTGAACTTCCAGATAAGTCGCCTGGCACTGTGGAAAACAGACCGTAAAGACAAAGAAACTTTGGAATCATGGAGGCAGATTGCTGAATGCAGCCTTAGCCCCAACTAG